The sequence below is a genomic window from Paenibacillus sp. DCT19.
AATCAGAAAAGAAGCAAGTAATTCTTGATATTGTCCACTGTATCCTCGTGAGGAACAATACACACTCCGTTTGTCAGACTGACGTGAAGCCAGACTTTGAGGGAAGAATTCTTTGATCGCCACTTTGGCACCTGTATTCCGATCTCTTCCTATGTATACAATAGCCAGCTCGCTGCAAGCTAGGACTTGTCTTACTTGATATGTATCGTTCAATATAACATTGCGTTGCAGTGCCATTTTGTAGTTATCTTTTCTCATAACTTCCTTCGTCTCACCCCTATCTTACTGAGGAACTTTCCGCAGGTTGCATCATTTCGTTCAGTCAGCAAGCAATTGGATCGCCAACCATATATATAAACCAAATGATGCAATATGAATCATATTCCTGCGAAAAAAATAAAATTATTTTATCCTAATACTATACTTGCTTCATTCTATTACTTAGTCGCACCTTACTCGTACCCATATTTGTTCCATTCTTCTATTTATGTTATCGACAGAACGGAGCATTTAATTAATGTATTTGAACAAAAAGTGTAAATGTTCCGCTCAATTCATAGATCGTTTTCGTTTAATAATTCTCTTGTAGGAACAGCTTAATCTCCTCGTTCATCTGAACCAGCACATCCTGGGATGGATAATGTCCTGTATCGTACTTGACGGTTCTCACATTCGGGATAATCTTTCGTGCTCTCTCAATCAATTTATCTCCTGGGAAAAAGATATCCTTCTCACCTGCCAAGAGCAGTGTTGGAGCAGTGTAATTCGCCAGTTCTTCGCGATCAGTCAGCTTCGGCATATCCTGTTCCAGACTTACATGTTTGAAAATCTTGCCGATGATGTTCTTATCTACTTCTTTCATACAGTTACAAGACACGGTATCTGCAATTTTTTGTAGTGAATTCGGTGAAGAAGTCATGCGGTAAGTCACAATGGGGAGCATGAAGTCTTGAGCCACTTTCATTTTGGAGCGAGCAATCAATCCCGCTGGTGCAACCAGGATGGAACAAGCGATCCGATCCGGGATATACGTCGCCAGTCTCAGAATAATTCCGCCGCCAAAGGAAGGACCGATAAAGGCACTTTGATCAATCTCATAGTGATCTAGCAGATCCGTAACCCACATCGCCAAGCTATCAAACCTTGCTGAGATTCGGGTATCCTCACTATAACCAGGGTGACCGATCGTATCCGGTGCGATAATTCTGTAATCCTTGAATAAGGAAGAGAACCATGACAGCGTCATCGGATTCACACAATTCATGCCTTGGAGAATAAATAAAGGCTTGCCGTCCTTCGGACCAGTCAATAACACATGTGTCTGTCCAAAACGTGTCTCAACATACTCACGCGTAAAACCTTCACCCAACTGATCTACATATGCCTCGTATTCCTCAAGAATACAACTCTTACCTTCTTCACTTCTGTAAATGGAACTCATGTCTGCCTCCTGCAATGTGTACTCAAATAACCTATTATCCATGATATTTGTTTCATATAAACACTAAAAATAACGACCCAAAAAGATAAAGAGGGCCTGCAGACGGCAGGCTCCTCCATATGTGCAACTTATCATATTGACTGATTATAGAATGGAAATTGGAAATTGTAAATATCGTTTCTAATAGACAACGAATAACCTGATTAGAGATCGCAGCGGCAGCTTATTTCCGGCCATAATCGGCCTTAATTTCGCCCCATTGTTTGGTCTGCCATTTCAGTACTTTATTGCTGTATGTGTTGGTTCGCAGCCATTGCTCTGCACGGTCAATCATAAGCCAGATCTCTTCTGTCGAAGCATCTCGTGGCAATGTGGTCGATACCGCCTTTTGCTTCAACCATTTCATCGCGTTGACTGAGTCGGTGTAAACGGTTTTGTTACTGCCCTCTCTCTTAAGATGAGCCAGTGCATGCACAATCGCCAGAAATTCCCCAAGATTGTTGGTGCCTTTTGAGATCGGGCCAACCGAGAAGATGATCTCACCTGTACGTGTATCTACTCCCTTATACTCTACCGGCCCTGGATTACCTCGTGTACCTACATCAACCGAAATGCTGTCATAGTCGACCTCTTCTGAAGTTTCCATGCCAGCACTACGTCCACTGCTTCCTGCCTTCGTCTTGGACGAACCCTTAGCACCAGTGCCCCAATTGCCTTTCCAACCTGCACGATACGCTTCTTCTGCCGCAGCTTTGGATTCATATGACTTATATTTAGCCCCAGTATATTGATCTGTCTGTGCCTTGCATTCTGCCCATGTACTGTATACACCTGGCTGTTTGCCTTCCCAGACTACATAATATTTAGATTTGGCCATCGTTACCCGCTCCCTTATTCGCTTACGTTCAATACCCTATTGTATACGATCTACAGGGTGGATTGAAAGTTATTGGGGTTATCACCTATATCTCTCTAACGAATGAAGGGGATTGGCAATGTGTTCCCCAACCTCTGCAATGGTTTCTTCAATCTCACTACGAATGGCTGGATCTAGCTTGCTGTTCTGTTGTAAAGAACTTTGAACTTGTGCAAAGCATTCTTTTAACCCTAAATTCACTATTAAGGATAGCATGATATCTACCTCATCATGGGAGTCCGTATTCCACAGCTTACGAAGCACCTGATCTATATCATCCCGTAGTTCCTTCTCTAATAACTCATACGTCATTGCCTGTCGATCTGTTAGCTCGCTAAGGATCAGTAAGAATTCTTGCTTATCATTTGTACCGTTCTCAAAATCATGCAGTGCATCATGGAACAGCGTATGTAAAAAGTCAGCAGCACAATGATCAGGTAATTTGCAGATATCTTCGTAATTCATAATTGATGGTGAAATCTCCTTTCTTGCTAGGGTATATTTAATCATTCTCTTGGTTAGTAGTTGTGAGCTTCGGACAAAGTTATATTATCTTCATTTTAACAGATTGATTGAATTTTGATATTTTGCCATTTGCATAAATTCTCCTTATCCAGAACACGCTAATCCTAATGATGGAAAAGACTTGTAATGGAAAGGAGATCGAGTACATGGATTGGATATGGAAGTCGATCTTACTTGTACTTGTGGGCATGCTTTTATTGCGAATTGCGGGGCGGAAATCCATCTCACAGATGAGTGTTGCAACCACGGTTATTATGATTTCAATCGGAACTACAATCGTACAGCCCATTGCCAATCATGAGCTTGGCAAAGCCATTGGATCAGCAGCGGTTTTTATTGCAACTTTGCTGGTTGTGGAGGTACTTCAGATGAAGTTTAATTTTTTTGAAAAACTGATGAGTGGTAGCTCCAAGATTGTCGTCGAGGACGGCAAGATCATTGTTCCTAATCTGAAAAAAATGCGTTATACCGTGGATCAGTTAGAAATGCATCTTCGCCAGATTGGCATCTCTAGTGTCAACGATTTGGAAATGGCAACCGTAGAGCCGAACGGCCAATTGGGTTATGTATTGAAACGACATGCGCGTCCCGTCACAATGGGAGATTTGGAGCTGTTGCTACAAGGTCAGAATACCAAAGTAGAGCAGGATAATAATTCAGAAAACATTTTCAATGAAGTTAGCCATGGTGAGCATCAGCAGCCAGTTGATCCTATGCTACGCTGACCCGCTAGTCTGATCAAATAGAGCCGTTCCATAAAGCAATGCCACATTGCAATCGGAACGGTTTTTGCTGTTATGTTCATTTCATTCTTCTCCGTATCGTTCAAAATTAATAAACAAAAAAAAGCCGAAGCCATAGGGCTCCAGCTAGGGGTGTGTCTGAAAACTCCGAAGGAAGCAGATTTTGACGAATTTTCGTTCCAAGCAAGAAAGTTTTCTGCAGGCGTGCCGGGGCACGTCAAGGGAAAGTGACGCAGCAGGGGGCGAAAAGGCGGTAAAAGATGCACTTCAGCGAGTTTTGAGACACGCCCTAATTAAATATCGTTAGTTTGTCTTCCGCAGCAGTTCGCGGACGCGGCTGAGGAATGACTTCGGGATAACCAATGTGCAGTACACCTACGATGCGTTCACCTGGCTGTACCCCTGCCATCTCACGGAAATTAGGAGAGAATTGGTACGCATTCGTTTTCCACACAACCCCAAGTCCCTGTTCCCAGGCAGCCAACTGAAAACTCTGTATCCAGCTACATACTGCGCCAAAATCCTCAATCCATTGTTTGGGACGAGGGTCTTCCTTCATGACCACAATTAAGTGCAGCGGAATGATCGCATACTCGGCTCTACGTGACTCTTCATATCTACGACGGTCGTCGGCTGACAGGGCATCCAGTACTGCTTCTGTAAATAAATGACGGGAATCACCCGAGAATTGAATATAACGCCAAGGCTCACGCAAGCCATGATTAGGTGCCCAGTTGGCTGTATTTAACAACGACAGCAACAGCTCCTGAGGAACGGGAGTACTCTTGAACTGCCTGATTGTCCTGCGATCCGTAATCGTCTGTGCTACGGGTGTTAGCTGATTGACCTCCATAAGTTCACTCCTTGTGTAATGTATGGTCTAATAGTCACACTTATATGAACATGATCTCTCCTCTTG
It includes:
- a CDS encoding DUF421 domain-containing protein, whose product is MDWIWKSILLVLVGMLLLRIAGRKSISQMSVATTVIMISIGTTIVQPIANHELGKAIGSAAVFIATLLVVEVLQMKFNFFEKLMSGSSKIVVEDGKIIVPNLKKMRYTVDQLEMHLRQIGISSVNDLEMATVEPNGQLGYVLKRHARPVTMGDLELLLQGQNTKVEQDNNSENIFNEVSHGEHQQPVDPMLR
- the rnhA gene encoding ribonuclease H, with amino-acid sequence MAKSKYYVVWEGKQPGVYSTWAECKAQTDQYTGAKYKSYESKAAAEEAYRAGWKGNWGTGAKGSSKTKAGSSGRSAGMETSEEVDYDSISVDVGTRGNPGPVEYKGVDTRTGEIIFSVGPISKGTNNLGEFLAIVHALAHLKREGSNKTVYTDSVNAMKWLKQKAVSTTLPRDASTEEIWLMIDRAEQWLRTNTYSNKVLKWQTKQWGEIKADYGRK
- a CDS encoding alpha/beta fold hydrolase; its protein translation is MSSIYRSEEGKSCILEEYEAYVDQLGEGFTREYVETRFGQTHVLLTGPKDGKPLFILQGMNCVNPMTLSWFSSLFKDYRIIAPDTIGHPGYSEDTRISARFDSLAMWVTDLLDHYEIDQSAFIGPSFGGGIILRLATYIPDRIACSILVAPAGLIARSKMKVAQDFMLPIVTYRMTSSPNSLQKIADTVSCNCMKEVDKNIIGKIFKHVSLEQDMPKLTDREELANYTAPTLLLAGEKDIFFPGDKLIERARKIIPNVRTVKYDTGHYPSQDVLVQMNEEIKLFLQENY
- a CDS encoding nitroreductase, with amino-acid sequence MEVNQLTPVAQTITDRRTIRQFKSTPVPQELLLSLLNTANWAPNHGLREPWRYIQFSGDSRHLFTEAVLDALSADDRRRYEESRRAEYAIIPLHLIVVMKEDPRPKQWIEDFGAVCSWIQSFQLAAWEQGLGVVWKTNAYQFSPNFREMAGVQPGERIVGVLHIGYPEVIPQPRPRTAAEDKLTIFN